The nucleotide window CTAATAGCTTCTGTTTCGGCCTCCTGAAGAGATAGCTCCGCTTGTAGTAATTCAAGAAGAGTGCAATCTCCTAGCTTATATTTTTCGTTGAATAATTCTTGGTTGAGGCTTGTATCATCGAGCCTGGCACCAGCGAGGGTTATTCGCGCACTCGCTTCCTGCGTTTGCCTATAGGCATCCCTAACCGAGGCCTCGACAGAACGCTTTGCAATCGCCAGGTTTGTTTCAGAATCCCTAAGTAAGCTATTTGAAGTTTTTATATTCGTAATTCTAGAAGTTCCCGAAAAGATAGTCCAATTTGCAGACACACCAAAGTTCCAAGTAGCTTCATCATCGAACTGCGGTAGATCTTCGGACATTTCCGAACCACTCCAATTATATGAGTATGAGGCATTTACACCTGGAACATAATAAGACCAACTCGATGCTTTTGATAATTTCGCTTGTTTTAAGGCAATTTCGCCTTGTTTAATCTGAGGATTATAATCCAAGGCGATAGCTATAAGTTGATCTAGCGGTTTTGGTTGTACCATTTGTAACTCTTCGTCTATAAGCTCCACCTCACTGTCCAATGGATATGCGAGTAAAATCGCTATCGATTCTATAGCCTTTTCAAGAGCATTTTTTGCTTGAATATGGGCAAGTTGGTTTTGGGCGTAGCTAACTTTTATCTGTGTAACCTCGGTTGGATCGGCCAATCCCAATTTATCGCGTTCGTTCACAAGGTTCATTTGGTCGCCGATTCTTTCGAGGGCCTTTTCCGCGTTCTCCGATGATCGCTTCGCACTAACCACCGAGAAAAATGCATTTTTAACATTAAAAATAAGACTAGCTTCGTTATCCCACAAATCCATGCTACATATATCTCTTGAAAAAGCCGAAGATTTTGCGGCAAGTATGTTCCTTCCACCAGAGAAAAGCGTTTGATTGGCTGACAATCCTGCGCTGTAGTGATCTTTGCTGATTATTAAGCCGCTTTCCGAATAGGAAAACCCCTCTTGCTCGCTTCTAGACCATGAAAATCTAGCTGAAACGTTTGGCATGAATTCCGATAGGTCATTTAAATGCGATAGACGCGATCTAATTAGGCTTTCGCGTCTTAAAGATATACTATTATTGTATTCGAGCGCGTGTTCAATACATTGATCGAGAGTCATTTTTGATTTATAAGACGTGGGAGCAATCACCTTTTCTTGGGCGAATACTAAACTCCCTATTAGAAGAATAATTAAAAATATCCATTGCTTCATTACATTCCTCCACTGTATTATGACCATATGGTCATAACTAAATATTATAGCTTAATTATTAAAAGTCAAGGTCATTATTCTTATATTATACACGCGATTTCAGCGCATATTCAATAAAAAAAACCTCTTTAGAGGTTTTTTTTATTGAATATCATGCCTAGCTTATTTTAATTCAAACCTTAGCGGTATCTGATATCTGACCTTGACCGGTTTATCGCGTTGTTTAGCTGGAGTAAATACCCATTGCCGTGCTGCTTTTAAAGCAGCTTCTTCAAAGAAACCCTCGGGCCGCGCTTGGATAACTTCTGCATATTCGACCTTACCATCAAGCCCAATAACTACCTGCACAAGAACAACACCCTCAACTTGCGCCTTTTCGGCTAACTGAGGATACTCGGGTTTAACCTCTTTGACCGGTTTAGGAGGTGCTTCCAAAGCAAAAAAGTCGACAATCTCGTCCTCCACCGGAGGGGGAGGAATAAATGTATCTATATTCAAGTCAGTTTCTCCTATAGTAACAGTATCTAGGATTTCTTCTTCGCTAGCAATGACTTCAGCGATTTTGGGTTTCGGAGGTTCTTCCTTCTTTATCTGTTGTTTGGTCTGTTCTATTTCTTCTATCTGAATAACTTGTTGATATTCTGGCCCTTTCATTGTGCGAATTTCTGATGTAATAAATGTAAGAGCAACTAATAGAATAGCAGCCAGGGCAATAATAACGCCTTTTCTGAGATTAAGACCCCATTGAGATGGCAAATCGGCTTTTGGATCCCTATATCTCATGTCTTAACCTTCCGAAAGGGTTGCGAAGTTAATTCTCAATGCATTCGCCTCTTTGAGTTCTTCCATCAATATAGCAACATTTCCATATTTAGATTTCTCATCAGCGCGAATTGAGACAATAAGAGCGGGATTCTGGAACATCTTGTCTCTCATTATTGGCCGAACCTCGCCCATGGAGATTATCATATCGTCAATATTAAGACGGTTTTCGCGATCTACCCAGATATAGCTTATTTCTCTCTTTGCTTCAATTTTCTGTGTTGCTTTTGCAGTCGGAAGCTGGACTTTTAGGCCTTGATACTCCTTAAAGACGGTAACCGTCATAAAAAAGATTAAAAGCAAGAAAACGATATCTGCTATAGAAGAGCTAGGTATCTCGCTCGAAAGTTTAGATTTTTGTTTAAATCCAACTGCCAATTTAGCCTCCAAAGGGAATTCCTATATTCCCATATAAATTATATAGATTTTCGCAGCAATAATCCATTTTGGATTAAAAACGTGGGGCCGCAATCGATATTTTTTTTGCTCCAGCAATTTTTATTTCGTCGAGAACATCTATCATGTTTCTGTATTCAGCATCTGGATGAGCAAGAAGACTAACGATAATCTCTTCGTCTTCCCCCTTTTCCCTTTTATACTCTTTTCTCAACTGCTCAACTTTAACCCTAACATCCTGAAGCTCGGTTTCTTCGCCACCAACAAGAATTGCTCCTTCTTGGTTTACAAAAACATTAAGAACGTTCTTTTTGAATACCTCAACCTGTTCTCCAGGAGGGGGTAAGGTTAAGCCCACCCCCTTCGCGGGGTTCATGCTGGTAGTCACGAGAAAGAAAATAAGAAGCAGAAAAACAATATCCGCCAAACTAGCTGTCGGTATTTCGGCCCCTGCCCTAGCGTGCTTTTTAAGCTTCATTTAAAAAGCCCCTATTGTGCAATAAGATTATTATCGATAAGGAATTCGACTAGTTTATTGGAATAGTCTTCCATATCGACGACCATTCTATCAACTTTATTAACGAAGAAGTTGAAGAATATCTGCATCGGAATTGCAATAGCCAAACCTGAGAAGGTCGTTAATAGAGCTGTCGAAATACCCCCAGCGACCTCAGAGGGAACTATATCATTCGATTTGGCGATAGTATCGAAGGCAACGATCATGCCTTGGACTGTTCCCAAAAAGCCCAGCATAGGAGCAACGCTTATGATTGTGGAAAGCCAAATCATACCTCTTTCAAGGTATCCTAATTGAACAGCAGCTTCGTTCTCAATGGCTCTTTCAACATAATTAAGACCTCTATCAGCTCTTTCTAAACCGGCATGAAATAAAGCTGACATTGGGCCGCGTGTCTTTTCACACAAAGCTATGCTTTTTTTAATACCACTGGTTTCGAGTGTCTTTGTAATGTTGTTGTAGAATCTTTTACTGTTAATGCTGGCACGCATCAGGAGCCAGAGTTTGACGATGGTAAAAGCGATTCCAATGATGAAAAGCCCCAGAAGGGGATACATGAGAAATCCGCCCTTATTAAAGTATTCAACCATCGGCTATGCTCCTTTCTGAACTCGTTATCAGAGTGTTAATATTTATCGATTTTGATTTAGGAATATAAACAGGGCGAATGCTTAAGTCAAATAAAAAAACCACAAAATTTTATCGGGTTTCCAAACTTGTTGCGGATTGAACAGGCTCCTTTTAAAACTTTATCGTCATAAATTAAAGCATCGCAACATTTGCTATTCTTAATAAGTATTGATATTACTATATTTGATACTATAATTTTAGTATCTAGGAAGTAATATGAAAAAACGGTTTCTTTTAATTTTATTTATTCTTGTCTTAACAGCTTTTCCTCTTCTGGCTCAATCTTGCGGAGCGTCATCCTGCGGTGATGAAATTGCTGGATGTTTTGGTTGTT belongs to bacterium and includes:
- a CDS encoding biopolymer transporter ExbD — protein: MAVGFKQKSKLSSEIPSSSIADIVFLLLIFFMTVTVFKEYQGLKVQLPTAKATQKIEAKREISYIWVDRENRLNIDDMIISMGEVRPIMRDKMFQNPALIVSIRADEKSKYGNVAILMEELKEANALRINFATLSEG
- a CDS encoding TolC family protein; this translates as MKQWIFLIILLIGSLVFAQEKVIAPTSYKSKMTLDQCIEHALEYNNSISLRRESLIRSRLSHLNDLSEFMPNVSARFSWSRSEQEGFSYSESGLIISKDHYSAGLSANQTLFSGGRNILAAKSSAFSRDICSMDLWDNEASLIFNVKNAFFSVVSAKRSSENAEKALERIGDQMNLVNERDKLGLADPTEVTQIKVSYAQNQLAHIQAKNALEKAIESIAILLAYPLDSEVELIDEELQMVQPKPLDQLIAIALDYNPQIKQGEIALKQAKLSKASSWSYYVPGVNASYSYNWSGSEMSEDLPQFDDEATWNFGVSANWTIFSGTSRITNIKTSNSLLRDSETNLAIAKRSVEASVRDAYRQTQEASARITLAGARLDDTSLNQELFNEKYKLGDCTLLELLQAELSLQEAETEAISAKYDYNMAVAELVRLTGDIEN
- a CDS encoding energy transducer TonB; the protein is MRYRDPKADLPSQWGLNLRKGVIIALAAILLVALTFITSEIRTMKGPEYQQVIQIEEIEQTKQQIKKEEPPKPKIAEVIASEEEILDTVTIGETDLNIDTFIPPPPVEDEIVDFFALEAPPKPVKEVKPEYPQLAEKAQVEGVVLVQVVIGLDGKVEYAEVIQARPEGFFEEAALKAARQWVFTPAKQRDKPVKVRYQIPLRFELK
- a CDS encoding MotA/TolQ/ExbB proton channel family protein encodes the protein MVEYFNKGGFLMYPLLGLFIIGIAFTIVKLWLLMRASINSKRFYNNITKTLETSGIKKSIALCEKTRGPMSALFHAGLERADRGLNYVERAIENEAAVQLGYLERGMIWLSTIISVAPMLGFLGTVQGMIVAFDTIAKSNDIVPSEVAGGISTALLTTFSGLAIAIPMQIFFNFFVNKVDRMVVDMEDYSNKLVEFLIDNNLIAQ
- a CDS encoding biopolymer transporter ExbD, with amino-acid sequence MKLKKHARAGAEIPTASLADIVFLLLIFFLVTTSMNPAKGVGLTLPPPGEQVEVFKKNVLNVFVNQEGAILVGGEETELQDVRVKVEQLRKEYKREKGEDEEIIVSLLAHPDAEYRNMIDVLDEIKIAGAKKISIAAPRF